A window from Malassezia restricta chromosome I, complete sequence encodes these proteins:
- a CDS encoding meiosis induction protein kinase IME2/SME1 yields the protein MRLGLLDDSRLEAERQFVPIKKSGTGSFGSVFVADWQSPLPPCTLLPAMQHSYTRPEYMGKRIVAIKKMKRSYKTLQDCLSLNELHAFITIPPHENIILLYDVFRKPLTHELFLVFECMEGNLYQLIKSRKGRAMASGLIASITKQAVSGMAHIHAHGFLHRDMKPENLLITTTGLGDYPNPGANAGTLKQDVLVLVKIADFGLARKVEKDSTLTTYVSTRWYRAPEILLRSRHYTPSVDVWAMGAIIAEMVRLHPIFPGANAMDQLQYIAHVFGTPPYDMNFNDTDEIWIKWLEQMKKLDHRAQARSFDVFKAFFANTTSYALLDMIFRMLHFDPAARITASECQQHPYLAQEASLLAPQHCLVPEPRPASSIAALSYDFDSPGDTDSTSSPACSNEIQNGSPSQNELIAAPDMFHRHGIAHEDHPNSFLPKLNLLHRTHGMPWQRSGSSLFSSTYGRKKPVDAPRSSSHTNGTLPSGEWNKSSHSFGERDSGSLSPERDDARTHSSSHFLQKVRRSSGEKDDAKQAERKRREDEKSLLRERSRAVMQHRASLLHEQSTSAGTKRWSDYGI from the coding sequence ATGAGATTAGGTCTCCTGGACGACTCGCGCCTGGAAGCAGAACGGCAATTTGTTCCTATTAAAAAGTCGGGTACAGGATCTTTCGGCTCGGTGTTTGTCGCTGATTGGCAGAGTCCCCTACCTCCATGTACATTGCTTCCGGCCATGCAGCATTCCTATACGCGTCCTGAATATATGGGCAAGCGAATTGTTGCTATTAAGAAAATGAAACGTTCTTATAAAACCCTACAAGATTGCCTTTCTCTCAATGAACTCCATGCTTTCATTACGATACCCCCCCATGAAAATATTATCTTGTTGTATGATGTGTTTCGAAAGCCATTGACGCATGAACTTTTCCTTGTTTTCGAATGTATGGAAGGGAATTTGTATCAATTAATCAAGTCCCGGAAAGGCCGGGCCATGGCATCTGGACTTATCGCTTCTATTACAAAACAAGCCGTGTCCGGTATGGCTCACATCCATGCCCACGGATTCCTTCATCGTGATATGAAACCAGAGAACCTATTGATTACCACCACAGGCTTGGGTGACTATCCTAACCCTGGTGCCAATGCGGGCACTTTGAAACAGGATGTGCTTGTCCTTGTTAAAATCGCGGATTTTGGATTGGCACGCAAAGTGGAAAAAGATTCCACATTGACGACGTATGTGTCTACACGTTGGTATCGCGCACCAGAAATCTTGCTGCGTTCTCGCCATTATACGCCGTCGGTGGATGTTTGGGCTATGGGTGCAATTATCGCCGAAATGGTCAGACTTCACCCAATATTTCCGGGCGCTAATGCCATGGACCAGCTGCAATATATCGCCCATGTGTTTGGTACACCTCCCTATGACATGAATTTCAATGATACGGATGAGATATGGATTAAATGGCTCGAGCAAATGAAAAAATTGGATCACAGGGCCCAAGCTCGTTCGTTTGATGTATTCAAAGCCTTTTTTGCGAATACGACATCGTATGCACTCTTGGACATGATTTTCCGCATGCTGCATTTTGATCCGGCGGCTCGTATCACAGCTAGTGAATGCCAGCAGCATCCATATTTGGCCCAAGAAGCATCTTTATTGGCTCCACAGCACTGCTTAGTGCCCGAACCACGACCTGCGTCTTCGATTGCCGCTCTCAGTTATGATTTTGATTCACCAGGTGACACGGACAGTACTAGTTCCCCAGCATGCTCGAATGAGATACAAAATGGATCGCCGTCCCAGAATGAGTTGATTGCCGCACCCGACATGTTTCATCGACATGGCATTGCTCATGAAGATCACCCCAATTCGTTTTTACCAAAGCTCAATCTGCTGCACCGTACCCATGGCATGCCATGGCAACGTTCAGGCTCGTCCTTGTTCAGCAGTACATATGGGCGTAAAAAGCCGGttgatgcgccgcgctcttcGAGCCATACGAATGGTACTTTGCCTTCTGGTGAGTGGAATAAATCTTCCCATTCTTTCGGTGAACGCGACTCGGGTTCACTTTCACCagagcgcgacgatgcacgaACACATTCTAGCTCACATTTTCTACAAAAAGTGAGGCGATCTTCTGGCGAAAAGGACGATGCAAAACAAGCAGAGCGCAAGCGCCGTGAAGACGAAAAGTCGCTCTTGCGCGAACGATCGCGCGCCGTGATGCAACACCGAGCATCGCTCTTGCATGAGCAGAGCACTAGTGCAGGTACAAAAAGATGGTCTGATTATGGTATATAA
- a CDS encoding centractin translates to MATEFDDVLTNQPVVIDNGSGTVKAGFAGQDTPKCFFPTCVGRPKHTRAMAGAVEGDRFIGRKAQELRGLLRMKYPMEHGIVEDWEDMELIWNHIYNDELKTLSEEHPVLLTEAPLNPRANRETAAQIFFETFNVPAMYVSIQAILSLYSSGRTTGVVLDSGDGVTHAVPVYEGFAMPHAIRRIDVAGRDVTEHLQYLLRRSGYYLHTSAEKEIVRAMKEKCCQLALPGHQDSHQDMNRIMEFSLPDGNTVKLGYERYRAPESLFNPELIGREDVGTQQVLLDAIGRADLDLRRHLYGNIVLSGGTTLLRGYGERLLYEMKRLAPPDMKIKISAPPERKYSTWIGGSIFAGLSTFRKMWISADAYQEDPGIIHRTF, encoded by the exons ATGGCGACTGAATTTGACGACGTGCTAACGAACCAGCCTGTCGTCATTGACAATGGATCTGGTACGGTAAAGGCTGGTTTTGCGGGGCAAGACACGCCCAAATGCTTTTTCCCTACGTGTGTTGGTCGCCCCAAGCACACACGAGCGATGGCAGGCGCCGTGGAGGGCGACCGGTTCATTGGGCGTAAAGCGCAAGAGTTACGGGGACTGCTGCGGATGAAGTATCCGATGGAGCATGGTATTGTTGAAGACTGGGAGGACATGGAGCTGATTTGGAATCATATATATAATGACgagctcaagacgctgtCGGAAGAGCATCCCGTCCTGCTTACTGAGGCGCCGTTGAACCCTCGTGCGAACCGTGAGACAGCAGCCCAGATTTTCTTCGAGACATTCAACGTACCGGCCATGTACGTGAGTATTCAGGCGATCCTTAGCCTGTACTCGTCTGGCCGCACGACCGGTGTGGTGCTTGACTCAGGTGACGGCGTTACACATGCCGTGCCCGTTTACGAAGGTTTTGCTATGCCGCACGCCATCCGTCGAATTGATGTTGCCGGCCGTGATGTAACCGAACATTTGCAATACTTGCTACGTCGCTCTGGCTATTACCTGCACACATCTGCCGAGAAGGAAATCGTGCGAGCCATGAAAGAAAAGTGCTGCCAACTTGCACTTCCTGGGCATCAAGATTCTCATCAAGACATGAATCGAATCATGGAGTTCAGCTTGCCAGACGGTAATACGGTCAAGTTAGGTTATGAGCGGTATCGTGCTCCTGAATCTCTCTTCAATCCCGAACTGATCGGGCGAGAAGATGTGGGTACGCAACAAGTTCTCCTAGATGCCATTGGACGTGCAGATCTTGATCTCCGAAGGCATCTCTACGGTAATATTGTCTTGAGCGGTGGAACAACCTTATTGCGCGGCTACGGCGAGCGTCTCTTGTATGAGATGAAACGCCTCGCACCGCCCGACATGAAAATCAAAATTTCAGCTCCCCCCGAGCGCAAATATTCTACGTGGATCGGAGGTAGTATTTTTGCGGGACTGAGCACATTTCGAAAG ATGTGGATCTCAGCCGATGCCTATCAGGAGGACCCTGGAATTATTCATCGC ACATTTTAG
- a CDS encoding alpha-1,3-glucosyltransferase: protein MKKSTGIAATGGHLSGWRDADIDRSSDVPSGTAHMPARKLRPRLSASSVGSHGASSTMPPPAQPASRLQSIHDDECLSAHSSRRTKSRVLDDRLSAKSGRTRAGMDRSDAVSLHALSSHSRVLWSSTASARTESASDARSRDRIAHWREQHVQALEQDARAANKKSRKSMDHIPSQRYKQGREEPSISSETPLRCLLRYLAHEDLQDSIWWLGLLLACLLRALVGLGGWSGRGKPPMYGDFEAQRHWMELTWHLPTGQWYRHDLPYWGLDYPPLTAWTSWLCAWVALWFVPLQEAFALLTSRGDESSAVVVFMRLSVLALDVLLYLPSLAWFLSRRLETRSIRVRHIALLTAWFQPALILIDHGHFQYNNVMLGLAALSFTLLQSKLPNVHASITGPAVATAELQRLVLDTLSRHISLQYVLAAVFFSMSLCFKQMALYYAPAVFAIMLGRCAGLMQCHWLRGLALFAGLGGATLGTFALLFLPWLPRRAELKQVGLRIFPLARGLFEDKVANIWCALSVLPVGPRWKLQRMFGVETLAKMSLLTVLLAILPCCILLFMASVESVRRELIMDDAQAEQVVAKVRRRAGSVASGVSHRMTPSVRGENYARSAHDSSRGSDRHSVASGSLFGGSTSTLMRDAGPHRTRPPTSIKSTSYRTSVTPSPAADLLPYTLVSTSMAFFLFGFQTHEKSILLPLLPLTLIMTARGDRTGAGAVAADWEWAVLANNVGMFSMWPLLLRDGQGLAWWVLLLLWNGMVGYRPWEALRSTRATFVAWLSAAVHAGMLLMMLAQASVAVLPPHASGWLSALFQRYPDLFPVLNVLLCMPVFMLVWLWSLKKHVEITLASGVLVVTKSIK, encoded by the coding sequence ATGAAGAAATCCACTGGCATAGCTGCCACCGGTGGTCATCTTAGTGGGTGGCGCGATGCAGATATCGATCGCTCATCGGATGTTCCCAGCGGAACAGCACATATGCCCGCACGAAAGCTGCGCCCACGTCTCTCTGCATCGTCGGTCGGTAGCCACGGCGCTTCATCGACtatgccgccgcctgcacaGCCTGCTTCTCGTTTGCAGAGTATTCATGATGATGAGTGCTTAAGTGCACATagcagcaggcgcaccaAGTCGCGCGTGCTCGATGATCGTCTCTCTGCCAAGTCGGGCCGCACACGTGCAGGTATGGATCGTTCTGATGCCGTGAGCCTGCACGCGCTCTCGTCCCATTCGCGTGTGCTTTGGTCGAGCACTGCTTCCGCACGCACAGAGTCAGCCAGTGATGCGCGGTCACGAGATCGAATTGCTCACTGGCGcgagcagcacgtccaGGCATTGGAGCAAGATGCCCGGGCTGCCAATAAGAAGAGTCGCAAGTCCATGGACCATATACCCTCACAGCGATACAAGCAGGGGCGAGAAGAGCCGTCAATCAGCTCTGAAACGCCTCTGCGTTGCCTGCTTCGGTACCTCGCTCACGAGGACCTACAAGACTCCATATGGTGGCTGGGGCTCTTGTTAGCCTGTCTCCTTCGTGCGCTtgtcggcctcggcggATGGAGCGGTCGCGGAAAACCGCCCATGTACGGTGACTTTGAAGCGCAGCGGCATTGGATGGAGCTGACGTGGCACTTGCCGACCGGGCAGTGGTATCGCCATGACCTGCCGTACTGGGGCTTGGACTATCCGCCTCTCACAgcctggacgagctggctGTGTGCATGGGTGGCACTGTGGTTCGTGCCGCTTCAGGAGGCCTTTGCTTTGCTTACGTCGCGTGGCGATGAgtcgagcgccgtcgtcgtgtTTATGCGTCTGAGCGTCTTGGCCCTAGACGTACTTTTATACCTGCCATCGCTTGCTTGGTTTCTTTCTCGGCGGCTTGAGACTCGCAGTATCCGTGTAAGACACATTGCGCTATTGACTGCGTGGTTCCAGCCAGCTCTGATCCTCATTGACCATGGCCACTTTCAGTACAACAATGTCATGCTAGGCCTTGCCGCCCTCAGTTTTACTTTACTGCAGTCGAAATTGCCGAACGTACATGCCAGCATAACGGGACCGGCTGTCGCTACCGCGGAACtacagcgcctcgtccttgACACCCTGAGTCGGCACATTAGTTTGCAGTATGTTCTCGCGGCCGTGTTCTTTTCCATGAGCCTTTGCTTTAAGCAGATGGCCTTGTATTATGCCCCGGCGGTCTTTGCTATCATGCTCGGTCGATGTGCCGGCCTCATGCAATGCCACTGGCTGCGTGGCCTGGCTTTGTTTGCTGGTCTCGGCGGCGCCACACTAGGCACCTTTGCGCTGCTGTTTCTTCCTTggctgccgcgccgcgccgaaTTGAAGCAGGTTGGACTTCGCATCTTTCCCTTGGCACGCGGTCTATTTGAAGACAAGGTCGCCAACATATGGTGCGCGTTGAGTGTGCTGCCTGTTGGACCGCGATGGAAGCTACAGCGCATGTTCGGCGTGGAGACACTGGCCAAGATGAGTCTATTGACCGTGCTTCTAGCCATTCTCCCGTGCTGCATCCTCTTGTTTATGGCATCGGTCGAATcagtgcgtcgcgagctgATCATGGATGACGCACAGGCTGAGCAGGTCGTAGCCAAGGttcggcgtcgtgctgggtCTGTGGCCTCAGGTGTATCGCATCGCATGACGCCTAGTGTCCGCGGAGAGAATTACGCTCGCTCCGCACACGATTCGAGCCGCGGCTCAGATCGCCACTCGGTCGCAAGTGGCTCTCTGTTTGGCGGAAGCACTTCGACGCTCATGCGAGATGCTGGACCACACCGCACGCGACCACCGACGTCCATAAAATCAACATCCTATCGGACATCGGTGACGCCCTCTCCGGCGGCAGACCTGCTCCCTTACACCCTCGTATCGACATCCATGGCCTTTTTTCTCTTTGGCTTCCAGACGCACGAGAAGAGCATTCTTCTCCCCCTGCTTCCTCTGACGCTGATCATGACCGCTAGGGGCGATCGGACcggtgctggtgctgtAGCGGCGGATTGGGAGTGGGCTGTTCTAGCGAACAATGTCGGTATGTTTAGCATGTGGCCCCTCTTGTTGCGAGACGGCCAGGGACTTGCGTGGTGGGTCTTGCTTCTTCTATGGAATGGCATGGTGGGATACCGTCCATGGGAGGCTTTACGCTCGACTCGCGCTACCTTTGTTGCATGGCTCAGTGCGGCAGTGCATGCAGGTATGCTGCTCATGATGCTGGCCCAGGCAAGTGTTGCGGTGCTCCCGCCTCATGCCTCTGGATGGCTCTCGGCGCTGTTTCAGCGGTATCCCGACCTCTTTCCTGTTCTGAATGTACTGCTTTGCATGCCTGTCTTTATGCTTGTGTGGCTATGGTCGCTTAAAAAGCATGTCGAAATCACGCTCGCATCTGGCGTGTTGGTGGTCACGAAATCCATCAAGTAG
- a CDS encoding translocation protein SEC62: MDRQKTAPPEVRNVVNFLRNKAQMKTRTGILGGQRVEYFKGNAAIKAVLSPEYAKLKNVPPVSNEEEADRMLHSFLPYAFFLRVDRGEAPPAGKDGPAPRPLQVVQMQMFEKDMHYVWLYEGMQLYQKLAGLGLVVALLSLVMFPLWPYFLRRGVYYLSLGVLALFGLLMVIAVIRLILWLITIIVLPPGIWIFPNLFADVGVIESFIPLWAWDVPPEKKKIKRAGKKKTKKTAAEPAAETETATATATDEPKEASQVAQDPQDYTDIN; encoded by the coding sequence ATGGACCGCCAAAagacggcgccgcctgagGTGCGCAATGTCGTTAATTTTCTGCGGAATAAGGCACAGATGAAGACGCGTACTGGCATCTTGGGCGGTCAGCGTGTTGAATACTTTAAGGGAAATGCTGCGATCAAAGCTGTTTTGTCGCCAGAGTATGCCAAACTTAAGAATGTCCCACCAGTCTCGAATGAGGAAGAGGCGGACCGTATGTTGCACAGTTTCTTGCCGTATGCTTTCTTCTTGCGTGTGGATCGTGGagaagcgccgcctgccgGTAAGGATggtcctgcgccacgcccaTTGCAAGTCGTCCAGATGCAGATGTTCGAGAAGGACATGCACTACGTGTGGCTGTATGAAGGAATGCAACTGTACCAGAAGCTCGCAGGTCTTGGTCTGGTTGTGGCACTGCTTAGCCTTGTGATGTTCCCCCTGTGGCCCTACTTCCTCCGTCGGGGTGTATACTACTTGAGCCTTGGTGTACTGGCCCTGTTTGGTCTGCTTATGGTGATTGCCGTGATCCGGCTCATCCTTTGGCTCATTACGATCATTGTACTGCCCCCTGGTATCTGGATCTTCCCGAACCTGTTTGCGGATGTGGGCGTGATTGAGTCGTTTATTCCGCTATGGGCGTGGGACGTGCCGCCAGAGAAGAAAAAAATCAAGCGTGCTGGCAAGAAAAAGACCAAGAAGACGGCTGCAGAGCCTGCTGCAGAGACGGAGACGGCCACGGCGACAGCCACAGACGAGCCAAAGGAGGCCTCCCAGGTGGCGCAAGATCCTCAAGATTATACGGATATCAATTAA
- a CDS encoding condensin complex subunit 1 — protein MDVEAAESAPSSSSFDLAEQLLRLQEDDLDLEYDVASFDSEAQQSHITRIVDAVALSATSVQDANIYQCILCSIKCVGSMHSDLSHRLLDTLLSGMNVILDEIADMEPTTVASYTEPLERYAFLLKWMTEMMEKHRDQHGSSDKGLKRAAASTRKGDVSWTWTSSLPSVLTLMSKTLRIVSERMWSSKAMRDTFVSRCILQPVMLCQENEAYLKVQVIKQGMFKVLCLAVKLHGQAFHVQTSILQALQYYEHLAEPMAELLGVMRTDFDIERLGEDVLRDLAAKSFTSLDTKSPRSFGRFLVRMTELNPRTVLKQMSLLERQQESESYPIRNAMIEVHGLLIKYLSMSEDDVDIAPNEDDEDDDRSAPQKQMDMLFERLFERFLDLTTFVRTKVIQVCSKLCDIPAKLPAQRLRMTSLAIRSLEDKGSHVRRNAISLLIKLLLTHPYGVLHGGELDARVWTERRDVVRAELARAEERLEFPVTDVEQEAPPDKTKPRRSDLDLDALAASQQSMTQAEQDHLVKLRLTVTYYDDALHFVHMVEQGVPILIQLLASTNKAEVLESMEFFRVAHEYKVRGAADGVRAMVHLIWAKDNALIMEDGSQIKGVRSRLMEVYRSLYFSAYPGLSRAEQVARVCRNMIERTFGATLAELTSLEQLFCLMHAEGLVERAVVDKLWEVYASTRPISRAQRRGSIMVLSMLAKAERELVADKMDVLLRIGLGTLGARDLVLCKHTCIALQHVSGSAKKIKGALSDENVRYPMHHTMFTRLSAVIEMTTDVIGRHPEWFSVAEAAIDAMYLLGEQPDAMCTDIVRRMSYAAFTPTGRAADDAYRMAQLVFVVGHMGLKQMVYLELVEREFKRRKSVRDASNDSSSKRTSELDQVAEQAEDDIGDTMAWVREHELLFGPQSLLACYGTLVPFICSNTRQYPDAYLQRAAALTLCKFMCISSEYCEANLGLLLHILRTSKDAVVRANAVIGLGDVAVCFGTLVDENSERLFAGLGDADLGVKKNTLMVLTHLILNGMIKVKGQLGELAKCLEDDEMRVSDLAKLFFSELAMKENAVYNHLPDIISHLSTGEHAVDETTFMNTMRFIFTFIDKERQAENVIEKLCQRFRLTTEERSWRDIAYCLSLLPYRSERSIKKLVDALPFYQDKLYVPEVHQRFTEILTKMHQGKVSAAAKAGDTDLREFEDALHQAAAQGTQDQAMEEATHAQAAKLEKRQAPQTRHRTRRARQTRPAHP, from the coding sequence ATGGACGTCGAAGCGGCTGAATCGGCAccatcctcgtcatcgttTGACCTTGCAGAACAGTTATTACGCTTGCAAGAAGATGATCTGGATCTTGAATATGATGTTGCTTCTTTCGACTCCGAGGCACAACAAAGTCACATAACtcgcatcgtcgatgccgtggccTTGTCAGCTACCTCCGTGCAGGATGCCAATATATACCAATGCATACTATGCAGCATTAAATGCGTTGGATCAATGCACTCTGATTTGTCGCATCGGCTCTTGGATACGCTATTGAGTGGTATGAATGTCATATTGGACGAAATCGCAGACATGGAGCCGACCACTGTTGCGTCCTATACGGAGCCACTTGAGCGATATGCCTTCCTTCTCAAGTGGATGACGGAAATGATGGAAAAGCACAGAGATCAGCATGGGTCCTCTGACAAAGGCCTGAAGCGTGCAGCCGCTTCTACACGTAAAGGCGACGTATCTTGGACGTGGACCTCTTCCCTCCCATCTGTTCTTACCCTCATGTCCAAGACGTTGCGCATTGTATCAGAACGTATGTGGTCGTCAAAGGCGATGCGAGATACTTTTGTGTCTCGCTGTATCCTGCAGCCTGTTATGCTGTGCCAGGAAAATGAGGCATACCTTAAAGTACAAGTCATCAAGCAGGGCATGTTCAAGGTTCTGTGTCTAGCTGTGAAGCTACACGGTCAAGCCTTTCATGTACAAACCAGCATATTACAAGCATTGCAGTACTACGAGCACCTTGCTGAACCCATGGCTGAATTGCTCGGCGTAATGCGCACAGACTTCGACATCGAGCGGCTGGGCGAAGATGTACttcgcgacttggccgcTAAATCTTTCACGAGCCTCGACACGAAGAGCCCACGTAGTTTTGGGCGATTCCTGGTACGAATGACTGAACTTAATCCACGCACTGTACTCAAGCAAATGAGCTTGCTGGAACGGCAACAAGAGAGTGAATCCTACCCCATCCGCAATGCTATGATCGAGGTGCATGGTCTTCTGATCAAGTATCTTAGCATGAGTGAAGATGATGTCGACATCGCCCCCAATGAGGATGATGAGGATGATGATCGAAGTGCACCGCAAAAACAAATGGACATGCTGTTCGAGCGCTTGTTCGAGCGCTTCCTTGATCTGACTACGTTTGTGCGGACCAAAGTCATTCAAGTTTGCAGTAAATTATGCGACATTCCAGCCAAGCTTCCAGCCCAGCGCCTCCGCATGACTTCACTTGCGATTCGGTCACTGGAGGACAAAGGTAGCCATGTGCGTCGGAATGCCATCTCCCTCCTGATCAAACTTTTGCTTACTCACCCCTACGGTGTCTTGCATGGTGgcgagctcgatgccaGGGTGTGGACAGAGCGCCGTGATGTGGTGCGGGCGGAGCTTGCCAGGGCCGAAGAACGTCTCGAATTTCCTGTCACGGACGTTGAGCAGGAAGCGCCTCCGGACAAGACCAAGCCGCGTCGATCCGACCTCGACCTCGATGCACTTGCCGCCTCGCAACAATCCATGACACAGGCAGAACAAGACCATCTCGTCAAGCTGCGGCTCACCGTGACGTACTATGACGACGCTCTCCATTTCGTGCACATGGTAGAACAGGGAGTGCCGATTCTCATCCAGCTACTTGCGTCGACCAACAAAGCGGAGGTGTTGGAAAGCATGGAGTTTTTCCGGGTCGCACACGAGTACAAggtgcgtggcgcagccgatggcgtgcgtgcgatggtACATCTGATCTGGGCGAAGGACAATGCTCTCATTATGGAGGACGGCAGCCAAATCAAGGGGGTTCGAAGCCGGCTTATGGAGGTGTATCGATCGCTGTATTTCAGTGCCTACCCCGGCCTTTCTCGCGCTGAGCAGGTCGCTCGCGTTTGCCGCAACAtgatcgagcgcacgtTTGGCGCAACACTCGCAGAGCTCACAAGTCTGGAGCAACTCTTTTGTCTGATGCACGCGGAAGGTCTTGTGGAGCGTGCTGTGGTGGACAAACTGTGGGAAGTCTATGCCAGCACGCGTCCGATTTCacgcgcacagcgccgcggctctATTATGGTTCTGAGTATGCTGGCCAaggccgagcgcgagctggTGGCGGACAAAATGGATGTTCTTTTGCGTATCGGTCTAGGCACCCTAGGCGCGAGAGACTTGGTGCTGTGCAAGCACACTTGCATTGCCCTGCAGCATGTGAGTGGGAGCGCGAAAAAGATCAAAGGTGCTCTTAGCGACGAGAATGTACGCTATCCGATGCACCACACCATGTTCACACGCTTAAGTGCCGTGATTGAAATGACCACCGACGTGATTGGGCGGCATCCGGAATGGTTCAGTGTGGCAGAGGCTGCCATTGACGCCATGTACTTGCTCGGCGAACAGCCCGATGCCATGTGCACAGACAttgtgcggcgcatgtcgtATGCAGCCTTCACACCGACTGGTCGTGCGGCGGATGATGCGTatcgcatggcgcagctcgtATTTGTGGTGGGCCATATGGGCCTCAAACAGATGGTATacctcgagctcgtcgaacGCGAGTTCAAGCGACGCAAGTCTGTGCGAGATGCTTCGAATGACTCTTCGTCTAAGCGCACGTCCGAACTGGATCAAGTGGCTGAGCAGGCCGAAGACGATATTGGTGATACCATGGCGTGGGTCCGCGAACATGAGCTGCTATTTGGACCGCAGAGTTTGCTGGCTTGCTACGGAACGCTCGTACCCTTCATCTGCTCGAATACGAGGCAGTATCCTGACGCATACCTGCAacgcgctgcggcgctgACGCTGTGCAAGTTTATGTGTATCTCGTCCGAGTACTGTGAAGCGAATCTTGGACTGCTGTTGCATATACTTCGTACTTCGAAGGATGCCGTGGTACGTGCTAATGCCGTGATTGGCCTCGGTGATGTCGCTGTGTGCTTCGGTACACTCGTGGACGAGAATAGCGAGCGACTTTTTGCCGGACTGGGCGATGCGGACTTGGGTGTGAAGAAGAACACGCTGATGGTGCTGACGCACTTGATTCTGAACGGTATGATCAAGGTGAAGGGCCAGCTGGGTGAGCTGGCCAAGTGCCTCGAAGATGACGAGATGCGCGTGAGCGACTTGGCGAAGCTCTTCTTCAGTGAGCTAGCCATGAAGGAGAATGCCGTGTACAACCATCTACCGGACATTATTAGTCATTTGTCTACGGGCGAGCATGCCGTCGACGAGACGACGTTTATGAATACGATGCGTTTCATTTTTACCTTTATTGACAAGGAGCGTCAGGCAGAAAATGTGATTGAAAAACTTTGCCAACGCTTCCGCCTGACGACGGAAGAGCGGTCGTGGCGCGACATTGCGTATTGTCTCTCGCTTCTACCATATCGGAGCGAGCGTTCCATCAAAAaactcgtcgacgccctGCCATTTTATCAGGATAAGCTGTATGTGCCTGAGGTGCACCAGCGCTTTACCGAGATCCTGACAAAGATGCACCAGGGTAAAGTGAGTGCGGCTGCCAAGGCCGGCGACACGGATCTGCGAGAATTTGAAGATGCTCTGCATCAGGCGGCAGCGCAGGGCACACAGGACCAAGCCATGGAAGAGGCGACGCATGCCCAAGCTGCCAAGTTGGAAAAGCGGCAGGCGCCTCAGACTAGGCATCGGacacgacgtgcgcggcaaactcggccagcgcatcctTAA